The following coding sequences lie in one Equus asinus isolate D_3611 breed Donkey chromosome 1, EquAss-T2T_v2, whole genome shotgun sequence genomic window:
- the MTERF1 gene encoding transcription termination factor 1, mitochondrial isoform X2: MSIPKGLAYLTVMAPRNLLCMRSNFLFGSRCWMIQLSAEMLFKSVSFRLFGVKYGSADAEHLKNEELLNNLLTMGVDVDMAKRRQPGVFNRVGTNEQDLKMFLLSKGAKEEVIASIISRYPRAITRTHESLSKRWDLWRRIMTSDLEIVNILERSPESFFRSNNNLNLENNIKFLYSVGLTRKCLCRLLTNAPRTFSNSLDLNKQMVELLQEICLSLGHNDPTDFVRKIILKNPFILSQSTKRVKANIEFLQSTFNLNNEELLILIRGPGAEILDLSNDYAKRNYTNIKEKLFSLGCTEEEVQKFVLSYPDVIFLGERKFNDKIDCLMEEKISISQIIENPRILDSSINTLKNRIKELVNAGYNLSTSSITLLSWSQKRYKAKLKKLNIG; this comes from the coding sequence CATTCCAAAAGGTTTGGCCTACCTGACCGTTATGGCACCAAGAAACCTCTTGTGTATGAGAAGTAACTTTCTCTTTGGTTCAAGATGTTGGATGATCCAATTATCAGCAGAAATGCTCTTTAAATCAGTTTCATTTAGGCTTTTTGGTGTGAAGTATGGTAGTGCAGACGCTGAGCATTTGAAGAATGAAGAACTACTGAATAACTTACTTACTATGGGAGTAGATGTTGACATGGCGAAGAGACGACAGCCTGGAGTTTTTAATAGGGTGGGTACTAATGAGCAGGACTTGAAGATGTTCCTTCTGTCCAAAGGAGCTAAAGAGGAAGTGATTGCTAGCATCATATCAAGATATCCACGAGCTATAACACGCACACATGAAAGTCTTTCAAAACGGTGGGATCTTTGGAGAAGAATTATGACATCAGACCttgaaattgtaaatattttggaACGTTCTCCTGAATCCTTTTTTCGGTCCAATAACAACCTAAACTTAGAGAATAATATAAAGTTCCTCTACTCAGTTGGATTGACCCGTAAATGCCTTTGTCGATTGTTGACCAATGCCCCACGTACCTTTTCCAATAGTCTTGATCTGAATAAACAGATGGTTGAACTTTTGCAAGAAATCTGTTTGTCCTTGGGTCACAATGATCCCACAGATTTTGTCaggaagataattttaaaaaaccctttcATCTTAAGTCAGAGCACCAAACGGGTAAAAGCTAACATTGAGTTTTTGCAGTCAACTTTCAACTTGAACAATGAGGAGCTGCTCATTCTGATACGTGGTCCAGGAGCTGAAATCCTAGACCTTTCCAATGACTATGCCAAAAGGAACTATACAAATATCAAAGAGAAGCTATTTTCCCTTGGGTGTACTGAAGAAGAGGTACAGAAGTTTGTCTTAAGCTATCCAGATGTGATCTTCTTGGGGGAGAGAAAGTTTAATGATAAAATAGACTGCCTCATGGAAGAAAAAATTAGCATCTCACAAATAATTGAAAATCCTCGGATTTTGGATTCAAgcataaatactttaaaaaatcgaATCAAAGAATTGGTAAATGCTGGCTATAACTTGAGTACATCAAGCATCACTCTTCTATCTTGGAGTCAAAAAAGATATAAAGCTAAATTGAAAAAGTTAAACATTGGATAG
- the MTERF1 gene encoding transcription termination factor 1, mitochondrial isoform X1, with translation MCGAWGQLFSGFSGEVQSSLSLRQMSIPKGLAYLTVMAPRNLLCMRSNFLFGSRCWMIQLSAEMLFKSVSFRLFGVKYGSADAEHLKNEELLNNLLTMGVDVDMAKRRQPGVFNRVGTNEQDLKMFLLSKGAKEEVIASIISRYPRAITRTHESLSKRWDLWRRIMTSDLEIVNILERSPESFFRSNNNLNLENNIKFLYSVGLTRKCLCRLLTNAPRTFSNSLDLNKQMVELLQEICLSLGHNDPTDFVRKIILKNPFILSQSTKRVKANIEFLQSTFNLNNEELLILIRGPGAEILDLSNDYAKRNYTNIKEKLFSLGCTEEEVQKFVLSYPDVIFLGERKFNDKIDCLMEEKISISQIIENPRILDSSINTLKNRIKELVNAGYNLSTSSITLLSWSQKRYKAKLKKLNIG, from the coding sequence CATTCCAAAAGGTTTGGCCTACCTGACCGTTATGGCACCAAGAAACCTCTTGTGTATGAGAAGTAACTTTCTCTTTGGTTCAAGATGTTGGATGATCCAATTATCAGCAGAAATGCTCTTTAAATCAGTTTCATTTAGGCTTTTTGGTGTGAAGTATGGTAGTGCAGACGCTGAGCATTTGAAGAATGAAGAACTACTGAATAACTTACTTACTATGGGAGTAGATGTTGACATGGCGAAGAGACGACAGCCTGGAGTTTTTAATAGGGTGGGTACTAATGAGCAGGACTTGAAGATGTTCCTTCTGTCCAAAGGAGCTAAAGAGGAAGTGATTGCTAGCATCATATCAAGATATCCACGAGCTATAACACGCACACATGAAAGTCTTTCAAAACGGTGGGATCTTTGGAGAAGAATTATGACATCAGACCttgaaattgtaaatattttggaACGTTCTCCTGAATCCTTTTTTCGGTCCAATAACAACCTAAACTTAGAGAATAATATAAAGTTCCTCTACTCAGTTGGATTGACCCGTAAATGCCTTTGTCGATTGTTGACCAATGCCCCACGTACCTTTTCCAATAGTCTTGATCTGAATAAACAGATGGTTGAACTTTTGCAAGAAATCTGTTTGTCCTTGGGTCACAATGATCCCACAGATTTTGTCaggaagataattttaaaaaaccctttcATCTTAAGTCAGAGCACCAAACGGGTAAAAGCTAACATTGAGTTTTTGCAGTCAACTTTCAACTTGAACAATGAGGAGCTGCTCATTCTGATACGTGGTCCAGGAGCTGAAATCCTAGACCTTTCCAATGACTATGCCAAAAGGAACTATACAAATATCAAAGAGAAGCTATTTTCCCTTGGGTGTACTGAAGAAGAGGTACAGAAGTTTGTCTTAAGCTATCCAGATGTGATCTTCTTGGGGGAGAGAAAGTTTAATGATAAAATAGACTGCCTCATGGAAGAAAAAATTAGCATCTCACAAATAATTGAAAATCCTCGGATTTTGGATTCAAgcataaatactttaaaaaatcgaATCAAAGAATTGGTAAATGCTGGCTATAACTTGAGTACATCAAGCATCACTCTTCTATCTTGGAGTCAAAAAAGATATAAAGCTAAATTGAAAAAGTTAAACATTGGATAG
- the MTERF1 gene encoding transcription termination factor 1, mitochondrial isoform X3, translating to MAPRNLLCMRSNFLFGSRCWMIQLSAEMLFKSVSFRLFGVKYGSADAEHLKNEELLNNLLTMGVDVDMAKRRQPGVFNRVGTNEQDLKMFLLSKGAKEEVIASIISRYPRAITRTHESLSKRWDLWRRIMTSDLEIVNILERSPESFFRSNNNLNLENNIKFLYSVGLTRKCLCRLLTNAPRTFSNSLDLNKQMVELLQEICLSLGHNDPTDFVRKIILKNPFILSQSTKRVKANIEFLQSTFNLNNEELLILIRGPGAEILDLSNDYAKRNYTNIKEKLFSLGCTEEEVQKFVLSYPDVIFLGERKFNDKIDCLMEEKISISQIIENPRILDSSINTLKNRIKELVNAGYNLSTSSITLLSWSQKRYKAKLKKLNIG from the coding sequence ATGGCACCAAGAAACCTCTTGTGTATGAGAAGTAACTTTCTCTTTGGTTCAAGATGTTGGATGATCCAATTATCAGCAGAAATGCTCTTTAAATCAGTTTCATTTAGGCTTTTTGGTGTGAAGTATGGTAGTGCAGACGCTGAGCATTTGAAGAATGAAGAACTACTGAATAACTTACTTACTATGGGAGTAGATGTTGACATGGCGAAGAGACGACAGCCTGGAGTTTTTAATAGGGTGGGTACTAATGAGCAGGACTTGAAGATGTTCCTTCTGTCCAAAGGAGCTAAAGAGGAAGTGATTGCTAGCATCATATCAAGATATCCACGAGCTATAACACGCACACATGAAAGTCTTTCAAAACGGTGGGATCTTTGGAGAAGAATTATGACATCAGACCttgaaattgtaaatattttggaACGTTCTCCTGAATCCTTTTTTCGGTCCAATAACAACCTAAACTTAGAGAATAATATAAAGTTCCTCTACTCAGTTGGATTGACCCGTAAATGCCTTTGTCGATTGTTGACCAATGCCCCACGTACCTTTTCCAATAGTCTTGATCTGAATAAACAGATGGTTGAACTTTTGCAAGAAATCTGTTTGTCCTTGGGTCACAATGATCCCACAGATTTTGTCaggaagataattttaaaaaaccctttcATCTTAAGTCAGAGCACCAAACGGGTAAAAGCTAACATTGAGTTTTTGCAGTCAACTTTCAACTTGAACAATGAGGAGCTGCTCATTCTGATACGTGGTCCAGGAGCTGAAATCCTAGACCTTTCCAATGACTATGCCAAAAGGAACTATACAAATATCAAAGAGAAGCTATTTTCCCTTGGGTGTACTGAAGAAGAGGTACAGAAGTTTGTCTTAAGCTATCCAGATGTGATCTTCTTGGGGGAGAGAAAGTTTAATGATAAAATAGACTGCCTCATGGAAGAAAAAATTAGCATCTCACAAATAATTGAAAATCCTCGGATTTTGGATTCAAgcataaatactttaaaaaatcgaATCAAAGAATTGGTAAATGCTGGCTATAACTTGAGTACATCAAGCATCACTCTTCTATCTTGGAGTCAAAAAAGATATAAAGCTAAATTGAAAAAGTTAAACATTGGATAG